One segment of Primulina tabacum isolate GXHZ01 chromosome 14, ASM2559414v2, whole genome shotgun sequence DNA contains the following:
- the LOC142524924 gene encoding serine/threonine-protein phosphatase 7 long form homolog has protein sequence MYVSDSEGAAVKLMYLQFLEDIELMNTYSWGSAMLAYLYRELCDTSMSLKGDLCGPVQYCRFDYFCCMLLQIWVWSRIILLCPDRAEHVSISEEQAADVMQGLPFPPYCARWRRGFSWTHTAQHSVRIMRDMLDTMVEGQFLWTVYDMCPEVGRILDENSIHLCRSACALINFHIVEMHRPERCLRQFGMRQGIPPPATNFDNFHKLTRQGRNNFDWATYHADFVQMLNDRYNFVIGGDYVIPGTPAITVDYIGWYYRISQIVLSPPVVPSNIMGYHPVDANYRQFIARPAHVQYPPMWTGNEFEPGPSSSNMAYTTLPVVSSFPSYDAGYYTPIVGSFTQFLQSDFRPGMNESRPTFNPSPIPFPQYSDPEGFEVGGNIADTSTSAGQTSTHGDDEQMLGRGRRVIRRPPCGTGGHCYHRH, from the exons ATGTATGTTTCGGACTCGGAAGGTGCTGCTGTGAAACTTATGTATTTGCAGTTCCTTGAGGACATAGAATTAATGAATACGTACAGCTGGGGTTCTGCGATGTTGGCATATCTTTATAGAGAGTTGTGCGACACATCAATGAGTTTGAAGGGCGATTTGTGTGGCCCAGTTCAATATTGCAG ATTTGACTATTTCTGTTGTATGTTATTGCAGATTTGGGTGTGGTCTAGGATTATTCTTCTTTGCCCTGATAGAGCTGAACATGTATCTATTTCAGAAGAGCAGGCTGCGGATGTGATGCAGGGTCTACCATTCCCACCATACTGCGCACG GTGGAGACGCGGATTTTCTTGGACACACACGGCCCAGCATTCGGTTCGTATAATGAGAGATATGCTTGACACGATGGTAGAAGGGCAG TTTCTATGGACAGTTTATGATATGTGTCCGGAGGTTGGCAGAATTCTGGATGAAAATAGCATTCATCTATGTCGGTCGGCATGCGCATTGATTAATTTTCATATCGTTGAGATGCATAGACCTGAGCGGTGTCTCCGACAGTTCGGAATGCGTCAGGGTATTCCGCCACCTGCTACTAACTTCGACAATTTCCATAAGCTGACTCGACAAGGCCGGAACAACTTCGATTGGGCGACATATCACGCGGATTTTGTACAAATGTTGAATGATAGATATAATTTTGTGATTGGTGGAGACTATGTCATACCTGGTACGCCCGCCATCACAGTGGATTATATTGGTTGGTATTATCGCATTTCACAGATAGTGCTCTCGCCGCCAGTGGTACCTTCGAACATCATGGGCTATCATCCTGTTGATGCAAACTACCGACAATTTATC GCACGCCCAGCTCATGTGCAATATCCACCGATGTGGACAGGAAATGAGTTTGAACCCGGACCATCATCTTCAAATATGGCGTACACTACTCTGCCAGTGGTTTCAAGCTTTCCATCATATGACGCTGGTTACTACACTCCAATTGTTGGTAGTTTTACACAATTTCTACAAAGTGACTTTCGCCCGGGTATGAACGAGAGTCGCCCTACTTTTAACCCGTCGCCCATACCATTTCCACAATATTCTGATCCAGAAGGGTTTGAGGTTGGTGGGAACATTGCCGATACCAGTACATCTGCAGGACAAACAAGTACTCATGGAGATGATGAACAGATGTTAGGTCGTGGACGTAGAGTAATCAGGAGACCACCGTGTGGCACTGGGGGGCATTGTTACCATCGACATTAA
- the LOC142525299 gene encoding LOW QUALITY PROTEIN: O-fucosyltransferase 31-like (The sequence of the model RefSeq protein was modified relative to this genomic sequence to represent the inferred CDS: deleted 1 base in 1 codon), whose translation MKNRILAFCPLFVLLLPNLFPALFSPLSRSFPSLLSEWNAPKPMHLNLLNGALQRVISDDHRSRVWSALPDQGLKPCQDFSKSHNLPKKSRGYIQVFLDGGLNQQRMGICDAVAVAKILNVTLLIPHLEVNPVWRDSSSFTDIFDVDHFINALKDEVYIIKELPAEYSWSNREYYATGIRATRIKNAPVHASPSWYIENVLPVIESFGIAAIAPFSHRLAFDDLHPDIQHLRCKVNFEALVFVPRITALAEALISRLRNPPSAKRKGEHMSRLEGMNGMEVGKYIVLHLRFDKDMAAHSACDFGGGEAEKHALAKYRQVIWQGRVLNSQFKDDELRNRGRCPLTPEEIGLLLAALGFDNHTRLYLASHKVYGGEARISVLRNFFPLMEDKKSLLSADERALIDGRASLSAAVDYHVSMQSDIFISASPGNMHNALLGHRAYKNLKTVRPNMVLLGKLFLNQSMEWSEFQQAVADGHMNRQGQIRLRKKKQSIYTYPAPDCMCKARLQRLFGGLTSLVR comes from the exons ATGAAGAACAGGATTTTGGCATTTTGCCCCCTATTTGTCCTTCTCCTTCCCAACCTTTTCCCTGCCCTCTTCTCGCCCTTGTCCCGCTCCTTTCCTTCACTCCTCTCC GAATGGAATGCTCCGAAGCCCATgcacttgaatttactcaatgGTGCTTTGCAACGTGTGATT TCTGACGATCATAGATCGAGGGTATGGTCTGCTTTGCCTGATCAAGGATTGAAGCCATGTCAGGACTTCTCCAAGTCTCACA ATCTGCCGAAGAAATCCAGGGGCTATATTCAGGTGTTTCTTGATGGAGGACTGAATCAACAGAGAATGGGG ATCTGTGATGCTGTTGCGGTTGCtaaaatattaaatgttacGCTGTTGATCCCACACCTTGAAGTGAATCCTGTGTGGAGAGACTCTAG TTCTTTCACAGATATATTTGATGTTGATCACTTCATCAATGCACTGAAGGATGAAGTTTATATAATTAAAGAACTACCAGCTGAATACTCTTGGAGTAACCGGGAATATTATGCAACTGGCATTCGAGCTACTAGAATAAAAAATGCACCAGTTCATGCATCTCCGTCATGGTATATAGAGAATGTTCTCCCGGTAATAGAGAG TTTTGGGATAGCTGCTATTGCCCCTTTTTCTCATCGATTGGCCTTTGACGATTTGCATCCAGACATCCAGCACCTCCGTTGTAAAGTTAACTTTGAAGCATTAGTTTTTGTTCCCCGTATCACGGCATTGGCAGAGGCTCTCATTAGTCGTCTGCGAAACCCTCCGAGTGCAAAGAGAAAGGGAGAGCACATGAGCAGGCTGGAGGGTATGAATGGCATGGAAGTTGGAAAGTATATTGTATTGCATCTCCGCTTTGATAAA GATATGGCTGCACATTCAGCTTGTGATTTTGGTGGGGGAGAAGCTGAAAAACACGCTCTCGCAAAATACCGTCAAGTGATTTGGCAGGGAAGGGTTCTCAATTCGCAGTTCAAAGATGACGAATTAAGAAATCGAGGACGTTGTCCATTGACTCCTGAAGAAATTGGACTCTTGTTGGCTGCTTTAGGATTCGACAACCATACCCGCCTATATCTTGCCTCACACAAG GTATATGGGGGAGAGGCTAGGATCTCAGTTCTTCGAAATTTTTTCCCGCTAATGGAGGATAAGAAAAGCCTTCTGTCAGCTGATGAGCGTGCTCTAATTGACGGAAGAGCTTCTTTATCAGCTGCTGTTGATTATCACGTGAGCATGCAGAGTGACATATTCATTTCTGCTTCTCCTGGAAATATGCACAATGCACTG TTAGGCCATCGAGCATACAAGAATTTAAAGACTGTACGGCCCAATATGGTGTTACTTGGGAAACTCTTCCTCAATCAGAGTATGGAATGGTCT GAATTCCAACAAGCAGTGGCAGATGGCCACATGAACAGACAAGGGCAGATCCGGTTGAGAAAGAAAAAGCAGTCCATATATACATATCCGGCTCCTGATTGCATGTGTAAAGCTCGACTGCAACGACTCTTTGGAGGGTTGACTTCCTTAGTACGATGA
- the LOC142524366 gene encoding putative inactive poly [ADP-ribose] polymerase SRO3, with the protein MDSAPNSTMMTKKGGKCLRVDVSRCFKASPSRDPLIQNYSNFKRSSEPKRVMFYDHGSWTDYPEAVVEVLKLGFSEGMPMIEARIEGIDRFLDFYRMLEIELESGNQRSISWIDVDGKCFFPKICINTYDNNDPDFVGGDENNPKIEIEIKLSKLASSGSLKSLNLNEMEKLTKRNREEQAEMNQPEESSSNGKVKRRKIVCEKELQSPRWPKTRVLRAEEEGYTLVKNLFLTGLKTVEPGAEVTVINQCVKTGPLDVARRQVFMKQMEITKQSRGVSNMVFAWYGASAKGVESILMHGFGIPAMASRSEGHGLGIHLSPVRSPQNSALLLEMDENGEKHVILCKVILGKCEKIDAASRQSHPSSVEYDTGVDDLTSPKWYTVWYANMNTHIVPECVVSYRPANVPGSVNGVSSVNWVLPSHVIAKLLYRMKSYLPMPKFQELRTLCGLFKEGKLGKNVFMQQLRSVVGDDLLRSTIQEICG; encoded by the exons ATGGATTCGGCCCCCAATTCAACGATGATGACGAAGAAAGGTGGCAAATGTCTCAGAGTCGATGTTTCTCGATGCTTCAAGGCGTCGCCGTCTCGCGACCCGCTGATCCAGAATTACTCCAACTTCAAGCGGAGCTCCGAACCAAAACGGGTCATGTTTTACGATCACGGATCTTGGACGGACTACCCGGAGGCAGTGGTCGAAGTATTGAAGCTAGGGTTTTCCGAGGGCATGCCCATGATCGAGGCTCGTATTGAAGGGATTGATCGTTTTCTCGACTTTTACCGCATGCTTGAGATAGAATTGGAGTCTGGAAATCAGCGGTCTATTTCTTGGATTGATGTTGATGGTAAGTGCTTTTTccccaagatttgtatcaataCTTACGATAATAACGATCCGGATTTTGTCGGTGGCGATGAGAACAATCCGAAGATTGAGATCGAGATAAAACTTAGCAAATTAGCTAGTTCGGGAAGTTTAAAGAGTTTGAACTTGAATGAAATGGAAAAATTAACCAAGAGAAACAGAGAGGAACAGGCAGAAATGAATCAACCGGAGGAGAGTTCATCCAACGGTAAAGTGAAAAGGCGGAAaattgtttgtgagaaagaattGCAGTCTCCAAGATGGCCCAAGACGAGAGTTTTGAGAGCTGAGGAAGAAGGTTATACATTggtgaaaaatttatttttgacgGGATTGAAGACTGTGGAACCGGGTGCAGAAGTTACTGTCATTAATCAATGTGTGAAGACAGGACCGCTGGATGTGGCTCGTCGCCAGGTTTTCATGAAGCAGATGGAGATCACCAAACAATCTAGAGGGGTGAGTAACATGGTCTTTGCATGGTATGGGGCATCTGCCAAAGGTGTTGAGAGCATTTTGATGCATGGGTTTGGGATTCCTGCAATGGCATCAAGATCTGAAGGTCATGGCTTGGGGATTCACTTGTCCCCTGTGCGTTCACCCCAGAATAG TGCATTGTTGTTGGAGATGGATGAGAATGGCGAGAAACATGTCATTTTGTGTAAAGTGATACTAGGAAAATGCGAGAAGATTGATGCAGCGTCTCGGCAGTCTCATCCTTCAAGTGTAGAGTACGATACTGGTGTGGATGACTTGACTAGTCCTAAGTGGTATACAGTGTGGTATGCGAATATGAACACCCATATTGTTCCGGAGTGTGTTGTCAGCTACAGGCCTGCAAATGTGCCAG GTTCAGTAAATGGTGTCTCTAGTGTGAATTGGGTTCTGCCGTCTCACGTAATTGCCAAATTGCTTTATAGGATGAAAAGTTATCTGCCTATGCCCAAGTTTCAAGAATTGCGAACTTTGTGTGGATTGTTTAAG GAAGGAAAGTTGGGGAAAAATGTTTTCATGCAACAGTTAAGATCAGTTGTTGGAGATGATCTGTTACGGTCTACTATCCAAGAAATTTGTGGCTGA
- the LOC142525606 gene encoding uncharacterized protein LOC142525606 has product MDTVRALLYVGGYVIIEDGRVGYCIPATRPIKIPRSTTFSQLLNYVHRKLEIDPSKFCIKLSTKYCYSSLSHYIEEHIYITDDDSLQFMFELPTLDCLYLYVDSSPVLQNASDYDFDAFMPVIKQGLGTVGLNEAGSSMYHVDEQSAQAYSGIDTGPWDHHITTHTEEDYAWGMNRTRELDFSSGGWDHHITGPSGVDVAWGSSRTGQLDANIPTPITEHMPEHDDLFGDSSHHVMNSDDDLYATSSDGEDDHHVDNANEGTSARVLMSGATMTENIPIAPEQHLREIPQFFNEVYHEQIPDSFGIPSASRTNFYNPERPELGVKMVFNSKGELIASVKDFSVRVLRREYIVVESSPTIWKVKCKNWSEGGNCGWGLRASFKKSLGYFIITKYGGDHTYMSTQVGIDHHNLDVNMIANTLLGIVRCDPAYEIKYVRESIKEKYGYDISYAKAWQSLKRAVELVYGTWESSVTLLPKYMGALSKYNPGTVVEWNHLRPYDHPHKVLNFVFWAFRPCIDGFRHCRNVISVDGTHMYTKYKYKLLIAVTLDANNQVLPLAFALVDEENYESWHWFLGNVARHVTRGCSGVCLISDRHAGITSAVQDLPDFRPPLGVHRFCLRHVCSNFNSRFKNIHLKDLCWEAGIQHQVSKFNATMEAIKTNNAAAFTYLSNIPKEKWSLAHDGGWRRGIMTTDMSECINGVLKGARRLPITAIVEMSFQRCVQYFIQRRARSDKMLEKNQPWTDYAYSKFDMWAKKSIEHRVVRFDQRDKTASVATGGRPGRQHHVQAVNISTRDCTCGKFTIFGIPCSHVICAAKWFGLNPAQLVQPWFTLSEYVNTYDGRFYPIHDEQYWDEPTFQLRHNGVRRQRRQAGRDRTTRIRNEMDQPSTRARQRGR; this is encoded by the exons ATTACATTGAAGAGCATATCTATATCACAGATGATGATAGTCTACAATTTATGTTTGAGTTGCCGACACTGGATTGCTTGTACTTGTATGTTGATTCATCGCCAGTGTTACAGAATGCAAGTGATTACGATTTTGATGCATTCATGCCAGTAATAAAGCAAGGCTTGGGAACAGTAGGTTTGAATGAAGCGGGATCTTCTATGTATCACGTCGATGAACAGTCAGCTCAGGCCTACTCTGGGATCGACACTGGTCCTTGGGATCACCATATCACCACTCACACTGAAGAAGACTATGCATGGGGGATGAATAGAACTCGAGAATTGGATTTTTCCTCAGGGGGTTGGGATCATCATATCACGGGTCCATCAGGAGTTGATGTCGCATGGGGTTCTAGTAGAACAGGTCAATTGGATGCAAATATTCCCACCCCAATTACAGAACACATGCCTGAGCATGATGATTTATTCGGAGACAGTTCGCATCATGTCATGAATAGCGATGATGATTTGTATGCTACATCAAGTGACGGAGAAGATGATCATCATGTTGACAATGCAAATGAAGGGACATCGGCGCGTGTGTTAATGTCTGGAGCAACAATGACAGAGAACATTCCTATTGCACCAGAGCAACATTTACGTGAAATTCCTCAATTTTTCAATGAAGTCTATCATGAACAAATTCCAGATTCATTTGGTATTCCTTCTGCATCACGAACAAACTTTTACAATCCTGAAAGGCCAGAGCTCGGTGTAAAAATGGTGTTTAATAGCAAAGGTGAGTTAATAGCTTCTGTGAAGGATTTTTCTGTTCGGGTTTTGAGACGTGAATATATTGTTGTCGAAAGTTCTCCGACAATTTGGAAGGTCAAATGCAAGAACTGGTCCGAAGGTGGCAATTGTGGGTGGGGACTTCGAGCATCGTTCAAAAAAAGTTTAGGCTACTtcattatcacaaaatatggagGTGATCACACATACATGTCTACCCAAGTCGGTATAGATCATCACAACCTTGACGTAAACATGATAGCCAATACACTTTTGGGAATCGTACGTTGTGATCCTGCATACGAAATCAAATATGTGCGAGAAagtattaaagaaaaatatggtTATGATATATCGTATGCTAAGGCATGGCAGAGTTTGAAACGCGCGGTCGAGTTAGTCTATGGCACATGGGAAAGCTCTGTAACTTTGCTTCCTAAATATATGGGAGCTTTGTCGAAGTACAATCCTGGAACTGTTGTAGAATGGAACCATCTTCGACCGTATGACCATCCACATaaagttttgaactttgtgtttTGGGCATTCAGACCATGTATAGATGGTTTCCGACATTGTCGCAACGTAATCAGTGTAGACGGTACCCATATGTACACCAAATATAAGTACAAACTACTCATAGCAGTAACATTGGATGCCAATAACCAGGTTTTGCCGCTAGCATTTGCGCttgttgatgaagaaaattACGAGTCTTGGCATTGGTTCCTCGGTAATGTTGCACGACATGTTACCAGAGGGTGTAGTGGTGTGTGCCTTATATCTGATAGACATGCTGGTATAACAAGTGCAGTTCAAGATCTCCCTGACTTCAGGCCTCCTCTTGGTGTTCATCGTTTCTGTTTGAGGCATGTTTGCTCTAATTTCAACAGCAGGTTCAAAAACATTcatttaaaagacttatgttgGGAAGCAGGGATACAACACCAAGTATCAAAATTTAATGCGACAATGGAGGCAATTAAAACCAATAATGCAGCAGCTTTCACATATTTGTCAAACATTCCAAAAGAAAAATGGTCATTGGCTCATGATGGTGGATGGCGACGAGGGATAATGACGACGGACATGTCTGAGTGTATTAATGGTGTGTTGAAAGGGGCGCGACGTCTTCCAATAACTGCGATAGTGGAGATGAGCTTTCAGCGTTGCGTGCAGTATTTCATTCAACGGCGAGCTCGAAGTGATAAGATGCTGGAAAAAAATCAACCATGGACCGACTACGCATACTCTAAATTTGATATGTGGGCGAAAAAGTCAATTGAACATCGAGTTGTAAGATTTGACCAAAGAGATAAAACAGCATCCGTCGCGACAGGAGGAAGACCGGGTCGTCAACATCACGTACAAGCTGTGAATATTTCTACGCGTGATTGCACCTGTGGTAAATTCACAATATTTGGAATACCTTGTTCACATGTGATATGTGCAGCGAAATGGTTTGGTTTGAATCCCGCACAGCTTGTACAACCATGGTTTACATTGAGCGAATACGTGAACACATACGATGGAAGATTCTATCCTATTCATGATGAACAATATTGGGATGAACCTACATTCCAATTACGACACAATGGTGTTCGTCGACAACGGAGGCAGGCTGGTAGAGATCGAACGACACGCATAAGAAACGAGATGGACCAGCCATCAACGAGGGCGAGACAACGTGGGAG GTAG
- the LOC142524367 gene encoding LOW QUALITY PROTEIN: inositol-tetrakisphosphate 1-kinase 3-like (The sequence of the model RefSeq protein was modified relative to this genomic sequence to represent the inferred CDS: inserted 2 bases in 1 codon) has product MRMTGEKPFEEQIRNDGEVGDNKKMVALPRKKCTPPVVPALKLVVVGYALTSKKIKSFLQPKLQGLARNKGILFVAIDQSKPLSDQGPFDIVLHKLSGKEWRHVLEDYRQTHPEVTVLDPPDAIQHVYNRQSMLQDVADLNLSDPCGKVRVPKQLVIKKDPSSIPEAVNKAGLRLPIVAKPLXIAKSHELSLAYDECSLQKLEPPLVLQEFINHGGVLFKVYIVGEAVKVVRRFSLPDVSKRELSKNVGVYRFPRVSCAAASADEADLDPGIAELPPGPLLERLARELRRRLGLRLFNLDIIREHGTEDCYYVIDINYFPGYGKMPEYEHIFTDFLLSLVQGK; this is encoded by the exons ATGAGGATGACTGGTGAAAAACCGTTCGAAGAACAGATCAGAAACGACGGAGAGGTGGGAGATAATAAGAAAATGGTGGCGCTTCCGCGTAAGAAGTGCACGCCGCCGGTCGTCCCCGCTTTAAAACTTGTCGTCGTCGGATATGCTCTTACGTCTAAGAAGATTAAGAGCTTTTTACAGCCCAAGCTTCAAGGCTTGGCCAG GAACAAGGGGATTCTTTTTGTTGCAATCGACCAAAGTAAACCCCTTTCGGATCAAGGTCCATTTGACATCGTGTTGCATAAA TTATCTGGAAAGGAGTGGCGGCATGTGCTCGAG GATTACCGGCAGACACATCCTGAGGTGACAGTTCTTGATCCTCCTGATGCCATTCAGCATGTGTACAATCGACAGTCCATGCTTCAGGATGTTGCTGACTTAAATCTATCGGATCCTTGCG GAAAAGTTCGCGTTCCTAAACAGTTGGTTATCAAGAAAGATCCATCATCTATTCCGGAGGCAGTGAACAAGGCTGGGCTGAGACTACCTATTG TGGCAAAGCCATT GATTGCCAAGTCACATGAGCTGTCTCTTGCTTACGATGAGTGCTCCCTCCAGAAGTTGGAACCCCCTCTAGTTTTGCAAGAATTCATTAATCATG GAGGTGTACTCTTCAAAGTTTATATTGTTGGGGAAGCAGTAAAGGTGGTCAGGCGTTTCTCCTTGCCCGATGTCAGTAAGCGTGAATTATCAAAGAATGTGGGTGTTTATCGCTTTCCAAGAGTATCTTGTGCTGCTGCATCTGCCGATGAAGCAGATTTGGATCCTGGTATTGCTG AGCTTCCTCCAGGTCCGTTACTTGAGAGACTGGCCAGGGAACTGCGTCGGCGACTG GGTCTTCGACTATTTAACTTAGATATAATTCGAGAACATGGAACTGAAGACTGCTATTATGTGATAGACATCAACTATTTTCCAG GATATGGGAAAATGCCAGAGTATGAGCATATATTTACAGATTTTCTTCTGAGTTTGGTACAAGGCAAATAA